One genomic region from Vanacampus margaritifer isolate UIUO_Vmar chromosome 2, RoL_Vmar_1.0, whole genome shotgun sequence encodes:
- the LOC144042783 gene encoding cyclin-Y-like isoform X2 — translation MGSTTSCCVPATPKPHSRLQEDCAEPEPNLRQEETLLKRNNNLQHISDIENMDESDMMLSPADHPQSCTMFLSKSINNVGERQKIHFIRYRGPTSRWKYSSCSTIFLDENTVSRPHLKYTIKWDDNETPLLDIFDERLHPLSRSQQVPADMDRRDPEQRQVYRFVRTLFCAAQLRSECAIVMLVYLERLLTYAEVSMSPATWRRMVLGAVLLASKVWDDQAVWNVDYCHILKDVSVADMNDLERHFLELVQFNINVPSSVYVKYYFDLRSLSEANDLSIPLEALSHHKAQKLEAISRLSDDAFKDARRASRKRSASVDHLDGDAWVPAILS, via the exons ATGGGCAGCACGACCTCCTGCTGCGTCCCCGCCACCCCAAAACCCCACTCTCGCCTGCAAGAGGACTGCGCCGAACCGGAACCGAATCTGCGGCAGGAGGAGACGCTCCTAAAAAGGAACAACAATCTGCAACACATCAGTGACATCGAGAACATGGACG AGTCGGACATGATGTTGAGTCCGGCAGATCATCCTCAAAGCTGCACGATGTTCCTCAGCAAATCCATAAACAACG tGGGAGAAAGACAGAAGATCCACTTTATCCGCTAC CGTGGTCCGACCAGCAGGTGGAAGTACAGCTCCTGCTCCACCATCTTTCTTGATGAGAACACCGTCAGCAGGCCTCACCTCAAATACACCATCAAATG GGACGACAACGAAACACCACTTCTGGATATTTTTGATGAAAGGCTTCATCCTCTCTCG AGATCGCAGCAGGTGCCCGCCGACATGGACCGTCGGGACCCAGAACAGAGGCAGGTTTACCGCTTTGTCCGTACGCTCTTCTGTGCTGCGCAGCTCAGGTCCGAGTGCGCCATTGTCATGCTG GTGTACCTGGAGAGGCTTCTGACGTACGCTGAGGTGTCCATGAGTCCCGCTACGTGGAGACGAATGGTGCTGGGCGCCGTCCTGCTGGCGTCCAAAGTGTGGGACGACCAGGCCGTGTGGAACGTGGACTACTGTCACATCCTCAAAGACGTGAGCGTGGCCGACAT GAACGATCTGGAGCGTCACTTCCTGGAGCTTGTGCAGTTTAACATCAACGTGCCCTCGAGTGTTTACGTCAAGTATTACTTTGACCTGCGCTCGCTCTCCGAGGCCAACGACCTCAGCATCCCACTGGAGGCCCTCAGCCACCACAAGGCCCAAAAGCTGGAG GCTATTTCCAGACTGAGTGACGACGCGTTCAAGGACGCGAGGCGAGCCTCCAGGAAGCGCTCGGCTAGCGTGGACCACCTGGACGGAGACGCGTGGGTTCCCGCCATCCTCTCGTAA
- the LOC144042783 gene encoding cyclin-Y-like isoform X3: protein MMLSPADHPQSCTMFLSKSINNVGERQKIHFIRYRGPTSRWKYSSCSTIFLDENTVSRPHLKYTIKCVALAIYYHIKNRDDNETPLLDIFDERLHPLSRSQQVPADMDRRDPEQRQVYRFVRTLFCAAQLRSECAIVMLVYLERLLTYAEVSMSPATWRRMVLGAVLLASKVWDDQAVWNVDYCHILKDVSVADMNDLERHFLELVQFNINVPSSVYVKYYFDLRSLSEANDLSIPLEALSHHKAQKLEAISRLSDDAFKDARRASRKRSASVDHLDGDAWVPAILS from the exons ATGATGTTGAGTCCGGCAGATCATCCTCAAAGCTGCACGATGTTCCTCAGCAAATCCATAAACAACG tGGGAGAAAGACAGAAGATCCACTTTATCCGCTAC CGTGGTCCGACCAGCAGGTGGAAGTACAGCTCCTGCTCCACCATCTTTCTTGATGAGAACACCGTCAGCAGGCCTCACCTCAAATACACCATCAAATG TGTAGCATTGGCGATTTACTACCACATAAAAAACAG GGACGACAACGAAACACCACTTCTGGATATTTTTGATGAAAGGCTTCATCCTCTCTCG AGATCGCAGCAGGTGCCCGCCGACATGGACCGTCGGGACCCAGAACAGAGGCAGGTTTACCGCTTTGTCCGTACGCTCTTCTGTGCTGCGCAGCTCAGGTCCGAGTGCGCCATTGTCATGCTG GTGTACCTGGAGAGGCTTCTGACGTACGCTGAGGTGTCCATGAGTCCCGCTACGTGGAGACGAATGGTGCTGGGCGCCGTCCTGCTGGCGTCCAAAGTGTGGGACGACCAGGCCGTGTGGAACGTGGACTACTGTCACATCCTCAAAGACGTGAGCGTGGCCGACAT GAACGATCTGGAGCGTCACTTCCTGGAGCTTGTGCAGTTTAACATCAACGTGCCCTCGAGTGTTTACGTCAAGTATTACTTTGACCTGCGCTCGCTCTCCGAGGCCAACGACCTCAGCATCCCACTGGAGGCCCTCAGCCACCACAAGGCCCAAAAGCTGGAG GCTATTTCCAGACTGAGTGACGACGCGTTCAAGGACGCGAGGCGAGCCTCCAGGAAGCGCTCGGCTAGCGTGGACCACCTGGACGGAGACGCGTGGGTTCCCGCCATCCTCTCGTAA
- the LOC144042783 gene encoding cyclin-Y-like isoform X1, translating to MGSTTSCCVPATPKPHSRLQEDCAEPEPNLRQEETLLKRNNNLQHISDIENMDESDMMLSPADHPQSCTMFLSKSINNVGERQKIHFIRYRGPTSRWKYSSCSTIFLDENTVSRPHLKYTIKCVALAIYYHIKNRDDNETPLLDIFDERLHPLSRSQQVPADMDRRDPEQRQVYRFVRTLFCAAQLRSECAIVMLVYLERLLTYAEVSMSPATWRRMVLGAVLLASKVWDDQAVWNVDYCHILKDVSVADMNDLERHFLELVQFNINVPSSVYVKYYFDLRSLSEANDLSIPLEALSHHKAQKLEAISRLSDDAFKDARRASRKRSASVDHLDGDAWVPAILS from the exons ATGGGCAGCACGACCTCCTGCTGCGTCCCCGCCACCCCAAAACCCCACTCTCGCCTGCAAGAGGACTGCGCCGAACCGGAACCGAATCTGCGGCAGGAGGAGACGCTCCTAAAAAGGAACAACAATCTGCAACACATCAGTGACATCGAGAACATGGACG AGTCGGACATGATGTTGAGTCCGGCAGATCATCCTCAAAGCTGCACGATGTTCCTCAGCAAATCCATAAACAACG tGGGAGAAAGACAGAAGATCCACTTTATCCGCTAC CGTGGTCCGACCAGCAGGTGGAAGTACAGCTCCTGCTCCACCATCTTTCTTGATGAGAACACCGTCAGCAGGCCTCACCTCAAATACACCATCAAATG TGTAGCATTGGCGATTTACTACCACATAAAAAACAG GGACGACAACGAAACACCACTTCTGGATATTTTTGATGAAAGGCTTCATCCTCTCTCG AGATCGCAGCAGGTGCCCGCCGACATGGACCGTCGGGACCCAGAACAGAGGCAGGTTTACCGCTTTGTCCGTACGCTCTTCTGTGCTGCGCAGCTCAGGTCCGAGTGCGCCATTGTCATGCTG GTGTACCTGGAGAGGCTTCTGACGTACGCTGAGGTGTCCATGAGTCCCGCTACGTGGAGACGAATGGTGCTGGGCGCCGTCCTGCTGGCGTCCAAAGTGTGGGACGACCAGGCCGTGTGGAACGTGGACTACTGTCACATCCTCAAAGACGTGAGCGTGGCCGACAT GAACGATCTGGAGCGTCACTTCCTGGAGCTTGTGCAGTTTAACATCAACGTGCCCTCGAGTGTTTACGTCAAGTATTACTTTGACCTGCGCTCGCTCTCCGAGGCCAACGACCTCAGCATCCCACTGGAGGCCCTCAGCCACCACAAGGCCCAAAAGCTGGAG GCTATTTCCAGACTGAGTGACGACGCGTTCAAGGACGCGAGGCGAGCCTCCAGGAAGCGCTCGGCTAGCGTGGACCACCTGGACGGAGACGCGTGGGTTCCCGCCATCCTCTCGTAA